One Paraburkholderia kururiensis DNA window includes the following coding sequences:
- a CDS encoding efflux RND transporter permease subunit → MSAFFIRRPVFAWVIAIVVMLGGLLALRTLPVAQYPEIAPTTISISASYPGADAQTVENSVTRVIEQGMTGLDNLQYMSATSSATGDVEIRLTFTQQANADVAQMQVQNKLQLVVSQLPQIVQSTGLSVTKSSASFLMVLGVASMNGKLSSADLDDYVGSTLNETIKRVPGVGNTQLFGSGYAMRIWLDPDKLARYALMPGDIETALRAQNTQVSAGQLGAQPARAGQQLNATVTARSRLQTPDEFRDVIVKSATDGAIVRLRDVARVEIGAENYTFVSHYNGKPASGLGINLATGANAVDVARAVKATVRSLSGTLPAGVEVFYPYDTTPFVTRSIDEVLKTLAEAVVLVFVVMLVFLQNVRATLIPALAIPVVLLGTLGVLAIAGYSLNTLTMFAMVLAIGLLVDDAIVVVENVERVMAEEGLSAREATRKSMAGITGALIGIATVLTAVFVPMAFFSGATGVIYRQFSITIVTAMLLSVLVALTFTPALCATLLKRHDAHSHAQHNGRGFGAWFARTFQRGSFAYRAGVRGVMTRGNRFLLVFVALVVALAWLFTRLPGSFLPVEDQGMVMTSVQLPAGAMRDRTARVLDEVTRYYLENERDAVEGVMTIEGFGFAGSGQNVGLVFVRLKDFDQRRSKRLSAAAVVQRAGEAFSRIKDAQVYALLPPAIEGMGNSNGFDLYLEDSNGGGRDRLMRVRDQLVTAAARSPLLANTRPAAQDDAPQFAVDIDEEQASALGVNLHDINTTLSIAWGSDYVNDFIDRGRIKKVYLQADADSRMQPSDLDKWFVRNASGAMVPFSSFSSGRWTSGPAQLERYNGNAAVEIQGEAAGGVSSGTAMKEIDRIAAQLPVGYRHEWTGLSWQERLSRNQAAALYAMSVLVVFLCLAALYESWTIPLAVMLSAPIGIAGAVVAALAFGQTNDVYFKVGLLTTIGLAAKNAILIVEFALQREAHGATAAHAALDAATQRLRPILMTSFAFILGVAPLAFATGAGSGAQNAIGVGVMGGMLASTVLGAFFVPLLFVAVRMAFPPARTNDERDGAR, encoded by the coding sequence ATGTCGGCGTTTTTTATCAGGCGTCCTGTATTCGCGTGGGTCATCGCCATCGTCGTCATGCTGGGCGGGCTGCTCGCCCTGCGCACGCTGCCCGTTGCGCAGTATCCCGAGATCGCGCCCACCACCATATCGATCAGCGCGTCTTATCCGGGCGCCGATGCGCAAACGGTGGAGAACTCCGTCACGCGCGTAATCGAGCAGGGCATGACCGGTCTCGACAATCTGCAGTACATGTCGGCCACGTCGAGCGCCACGGGTGACGTGGAGATTCGCCTCACGTTCACGCAGCAGGCGAACGCCGACGTGGCGCAGATGCAGGTGCAGAACAAGCTGCAGCTCGTCGTCTCGCAGTTGCCGCAGATCGTCCAGAGCACGGGCCTTTCCGTGACGAAGTCGTCGGCGAGCTTCCTGATGGTGCTGGGCGTGGCTTCGATGAACGGCAAATTGTCGTCTGCGGATCTGGACGACTACGTGGGCAGCACGCTCAACGAGACGATCAAGCGCGTGCCGGGCGTCGGCAACACGCAACTGTTCGGTTCGGGTTACGCCATGCGGATCTGGCTCGACCCCGACAAGCTCGCCCGCTATGCGCTGATGCCGGGCGACATCGAAACGGCGCTTCGGGCGCAGAACACACAGGTGTCGGCGGGTCAATTGGGCGCGCAGCCCGCGCGCGCCGGGCAGCAGCTCAATGCAACCGTCACCGCGCGCAGCCGTCTGCAAACGCCCGACGAGTTCCGCGACGTCATCGTGAAGAGCGCGACGGACGGCGCAATCGTGCGCCTGCGCGACGTGGCCCGCGTCGAGATCGGCGCGGAAAACTACACGTTCGTCTCGCACTACAACGGTAAGCCGGCCTCGGGCCTCGGCATCAACCTCGCGACGGGCGCGAACGCCGTGGACGTCGCGCGGGCCGTCAAGGCCACAGTCCGTTCGCTTTCCGGCACGCTGCCCGCGGGCGTCGAGGTGTTCTATCCGTACGACACCACGCCCTTCGTCACGCGCTCCATCGACGAAGTGCTGAAGACGCTGGCCGAAGCCGTGGTGCTCGTGTTCGTCGTCATGCTCGTGTTTCTGCAGAACGTGCGTGCCACGCTGATTCCCGCGCTGGCCATTCCCGTGGTGCTGCTCGGCACGCTCGGCGTGCTCGCTATCGCGGGCTATTCCCTCAACACGCTGACGATGTTCGCGATGGTGCTCGCCATCGGCCTGCTCGTCGACGACGCCATCGTGGTCGTGGAAAACGTGGAGCGCGTGATGGCCGAGGAGGGGCTGTCGGCACGCGAGGCAACGCGCAAGTCGATGGCCGGCATTACGGGCGCGTTGATCGGCATTGCCACGGTGCTTACTGCTGTGTTCGTGCCGATGGCGTTTTTTTCGGGCGCCACGGGCGTCATCTATCGGCAGTTTTCCATCACGATCGTCACCGCCATGCTGCTCTCGGTGCTCGTGGCGCTGACTTTTACGCCGGCGCTGTGTGCGACGCTGCTCAAGCGTCACGATGCACACAGTCACGCCCAGCACAATGGCCGCGGCTTTGGCGCCTGGTTTGCGCGCACGTTCCAGCGCGGCTCGTTCGCGTATCGCGCGGGCGTGCGGGGCGTCATGACGCGCGGCAATCGCTTCCTGCTCGTGTTCGTGGCGCTCGTGGTTGCGCTCGCGTGGCTCTTCACGCGGCTGCCGGGTTCGTTCCTGCCGGTCGAAGATCAGGGCATGGTGATGACCTCCGTGCAACTGCCCGCGGGCGCCATGCGCGACCGGACCGCTCGCGTGCTCGACGAGGTCACGCGCTACTACCTGGAGAACGAGCGCGACGCCGTGGAAGGCGTCATGACCATCGAAGGCTTCGGCTTTGCCGGATCGGGGCAAAACGTGGGCCTCGTGTTCGTGCGGCTCAAGGACTTCGACCAGCGGCGTTCGAAGCGGCTCTCGGCAGCGGCGGTCGTGCAGCGCGCAGGCGAAGCGTTCTCGCGCATCAAGGACGCGCAGGTGTATGCGCTGCTGCCGCCTGCCATCGAAGGCATGGGCAACTCGAACGGCTTCGATCTCTATCTGGAAGACAGCAACGGCGGGGGCCGCGACCGGCTGATGCGCGTGCGTGACCAGTTGGTGACCGCGGCGGCGCGCAGTCCGTTGCTGGCGAACACGCGTCCTGCCGCGCAGGACGATGCGCCGCAATTCGCCGTCGATATCGACGAAGAACAGGCGAGCGCGCTCGGCGTGAATCTGCACGACATCAACACGACGCTCTCCATTGCGTGGGGCAGCGACTACGTGAACGACTTCATCGACCGCGGACGCATCAAGAAGGTTTATCTGCAGGCGGACGCGGATTCCCGCATGCAGCCGTCGGATCTCGACAAATGGTTCGTGCGTAACGCGAGTGGCGCGATGGTGCCGTTCTCCTCGTTTTCGAGCGGCCGGTGGACCTCGGGCCCAGCACAACTGGAGCGCTACAACGGCAACGCCGCCGTGGAAATACAGGGCGAAGCGGCCGGCGGCGTGAGTTCGGGCACCGCCATGAAGGAGATCGACCGCATCGCCGCGCAACTGCCCGTGGGCTACCGCCACGAGTGGACAGGGCTCTCGTGGCAGGAGCGTCTCTCGCGCAATCAGGCGGCCGCGCTCTATGCGATGTCGGTGCTCGTGGTGTTTCTCTGTCTCGCCGCGCTCTACGAAAGCTGGACCATTCCGCTCGCGGTCATGCTGTCGGCGCCCATCGGCATTGCGGGTGCCGTGGTGGCCGCGCTTGCCTTCGGCCAGACCAACGACGTCTATTTCAAGGTGGGTTTGTTGACGACGATTGGCCTCGCGGCGAAGAACGCCATTCTCATCGTGGAATTCGCGCTGCAACGCGAGGCGCACGGCGCGACGGCCGCGCATGCCGCGCTCGACGCGGCCACGCAGCGGCTGAGGCCCATTCTGATGACGTCGTTCGCGTTCATTCTCGGCGTCGCGCCGCTCGCGTTCGCCACAGGCGCGGGGTCGGGCGCGCAGAACGCGATCGGCGTGGGCGTGATGGGCGGCATGCTCGCCTCCACGGTGCTCGGCGCGTTCTTCGTGCCGCTGTTGTTCGTGGCGGTACGCATGGCGTTCCCGCCGGCTCGCACGAACGACGAAAGGGACGGCGCGCGATGA
- a CDS encoding efflux RND transporter periplasmic adaptor subunit, with translation MRGNRIAKGVATMAMLTFLAACKEPGSAANREAAHERPVAQVSVVTLRAQTVPLTTELSGRVVASLEAEVRPQVTGIIQKRLFREGGEVKVGEALYQIDPATYQAAYDSARAALVKAEAAVPGALAKADRYSDLVRRNAISKQEYEDAVDVLAQARANVAVAKAAVETARISLDYTTIRAPISGRIDRSSLTPGALVTTGQATALTTIRQIDPINVDLTQSSASLLALRQAIESGRLQSAGAGMGVKLRLENGTVYPHAGKLEFAESSVNQTTGTYILRAVLRNPSRLLLPGMYVRAVVDEGTVPHAFLIPQRAVSRGLRGEATALFVRNGKVVEQALAGARQIGNDWLVQTGVADGDQVIVEGSQLVREGDTVTAVHVELDKTTGAVRPTRAVARADGADSPDTLRPALIRDRQASRG, from the coding sequence ATGAGAGGTAATCGCATCGCGAAAGGCGTCGCGACGATGGCGATGCTGACGTTCCTCGCTGCGTGCAAGGAACCCGGCAGTGCCGCGAACCGGGAGGCGGCTCACGAACGTCCGGTCGCGCAGGTCAGCGTGGTGACGCTGCGCGCGCAAACCGTGCCGCTCACGACGGAACTCTCGGGGCGCGTGGTCGCTTCGCTCGAGGCCGAGGTGCGTCCGCAGGTGACGGGCATCATCCAGAAGCGTCTGTTTCGCGAAGGCGGCGAGGTGAAGGTCGGCGAAGCGCTGTACCAGATCGACCCGGCGACCTATCAGGCCGCGTACGACAGTGCACGTGCGGCGCTCGTGAAAGCCGAGGCGGCCGTGCCCGGCGCGCTCGCGAAGGCCGACCGCTACAGCGACCTGGTGCGGCGCAACGCCATCAGCAAGCAGGAATACGAGGACGCAGTGGACGTGCTCGCGCAGGCGCGGGCCAACGTGGCCGTCGCGAAAGCCGCCGTGGAGACGGCGAGAATCTCGCTCGACTACACGACCATCCGCGCGCCCATCTCGGGCCGCATCGACCGGTCATCGCTCACGCCGGGGGCGCTCGTCACCACGGGCCAGGCTACAGCGTTGACCACGATCCGCCAGATCGACCCCATCAACGTCGACCTCACGCAGTCCAGTGCGAGTCTGCTTGCCTTGCGTCAGGCGATCGAATCGGGACGGCTTCAGTCGGCGGGGGCCGGCATGGGCGTGAAGTTGAGGCTCGAAAACGGCACGGTCTATCCGCACGCCGGAAAACTCGAATTCGCCGAATCGAGCGTCAATCAAACCACCGGCACGTACATCCTGCGGGCCGTGCTGCGCAACCCGTCACGCCTGCTGCTGCCCGGCATGTACGTGCGCGCCGTGGTGGACGAGGGCACCGTGCCGCACGCGTTTCTGATTCCGCAGCGCGCAGTGAGCCGCGGCCTGCGCGGCGAGGCCACGGCGCTCTTCGTCCGCAATGGCAAGGTGGTGGAGCAGGCGCTGGCCGGCGCGCGGCAGATCGGCAACGACTGGCTCGTGCAGACCGGTGTGGCCGACGGCGACCAGGTCATCGTGGAAGGCAGCCAGCTCGTGAGAGAGGGCGACACCGTGACGGCCGTGCACGTCGAACTCGACAAGACGACGGGTGCCGTTCGTCCCACGCGTGCCGTCGCTCGTGCGGATGGCGCCGATTCGCCGGACACGCTGCGCCCCGCGTTGATTCGCGACCGGCAGGCCAGCCGAGGTTGA
- a CDS encoding flagellin domain-containing protein, which yields MLNINTNILSLTTQTNLSGSQSALSQAINRLSSGKRVNTAADDAAGLAIATSQTAAINALNQGVMNANNGISMVQTASGAISSTVANLQRIRQLAVESGDGSLGSAAQANLQTEVTTRLTEINRVQTQTTFNGQAVLGGLGSVNFQIGASANQTITANFGSTTWNASGLGVSGIDISTTSGAQNAITAIDAALSQVNNFQATLGATQNTFQSAISNTQTQSTNLNSARSQIVDADFASETANLSKAQVLQQAGISVLAQANSLPQQVLKLLQ from the coding sequence ATGCTCAACATCAATACCAATATTCTGTCGCTGACAACGCAGACGAACCTTTCCGGTTCGCAAAGCGCGCTGTCACAAGCCATCAACCGCCTCTCGTCGGGCAAGCGCGTGAACACGGCCGCGGACGACGCTGCCGGCCTCGCCATCGCCACCAGTCAGACTGCCGCCATCAACGCGCTCAATCAAGGCGTGATGAACGCGAACAACGGCATTTCGATGGTGCAGACCGCTTCGGGCGCGATCTCGTCGACCGTGGCCAACCTGCAGCGCATTCGTCAGTTGGCCGTTGAATCGGGCGACGGCTCGCTCGGTTCGGCAGCGCAAGCGAACCTGCAAACGGAAGTCACCACGCGGCTCACCGAAATCAACCGTGTCCAGACGCAGACGACGTTCAACGGTCAGGCCGTGCTCGGCGGTCTGGGCAGCGTGAATTTCCAGATCGGCGCATCGGCGAACCAGACGATCACGGCGAACTTCGGTTCGACCACGTGGAACGCATCGGGCCTCGGCGTCTCCGGCATCGACATCTCGACGACCTCGGGCGCGCAAAACGCGATCACCGCCATCGACGCTGCACTCTCGCAGGTCAATAACTTCCAGGCCACGCTGGGCGCCACGCAGAACACGTTCCAGTCCGCCATCAGCAACACGCAGACGCAATCGACGAACCTGAATTCGGCGCGCTCGCAGATTGTCGATGCGGACTTCGCTTCGGAAACGGCGAACCTCTCGAAGGCGCAAGTGCTGCAACAAGCCGGCATCTCGGTGCTCGCGCAAGCGAACTCGCTGCCGCAGCAAGTGCTGAAGCTCCTGCAATAA
- the fliD gene encoding flagellar filament capping protein FliD: protein MTTTTSSSNDTAALIRQATQSIISGATRSSIDVDTLVSALVTAKTAGQSDMLGRKQSADNVELSAVGKIQAVLASLQSALRGFTDGTALNTLTATMSGNGLKATAATDAAPGTYSIAVNHLASANKISSQAFARDERLGAGTLTVGVGGRTMQIDVDAGSSLASLAKAINAATGNPGVSAAIVTASDGQHLVLTSKQTGAASAITISAGGGANTKLNTSSFRQITAGKDASLSIDGNTVSSASNTIEGALTGITLVLTGEAVGTTQTLSVTRDTAVSTKAITDFVAAYNGYIATEKSLTWDASQPVASRAGPLLGDAMTHAITNRLGSLMSGGVAVGGRTYSLSSVGIDLQHDGTLSVNTAKLQKALTEDSAAIPALFNPTNGVAVKLNTFIGTYTRPSGTLEQRTRALNADLGKVTNDMTQLKRYQDTLTAQYNAQFRALNVLMTTMQNNTRYLNQLFGGAGAAGTLNRR from the coding sequence ATGACGACGACCACTTCTTCTTCGAACGATACTGCTGCCCTGATCCGGCAAGCGACGCAGTCCATCATCAGCGGCGCGACGCGCTCGTCCATCGACGTCGATACGCTCGTGTCGGCGCTCGTTACCGCGAAGACCGCGGGGCAATCAGACATGCTCGGCAGAAAGCAGAGCGCCGATAACGTGGAGCTTTCGGCGGTCGGCAAGATTCAGGCGGTGCTTGCGTCGCTGCAATCCGCATTGCGGGGATTCACGGACGGCACGGCGCTCAATACCCTCACGGCGACGATGAGCGGCAACGGCCTGAAGGCGACGGCCGCGACGGACGCGGCCCCTGGCACGTACAGCATTGCCGTGAACCACCTGGCCAGCGCGAACAAGATTTCGTCGCAGGCATTCGCGCGCGACGAGCGTCTGGGCGCCGGCACGCTGACGGTCGGCGTGGGCGGCCGCACGATGCAGATCGACGTTGACGCGGGCAGTTCGCTTGCGAGCCTCGCCAAGGCCATCAACGCGGCCACCGGCAACCCGGGTGTTTCCGCGGCCATCGTGACGGCGTCGGACGGGCAGCACCTCGTGCTCACGTCGAAGCAGACCGGCGCCGCGAGCGCCATCACGATCTCGGCCGGCGGCGGTGCCAACACGAAACTCAATACGTCGAGCTTCCGGCAGATCACCGCGGGCAAGGACGCGAGCCTTTCGATCGACGGCAATACCGTGAGCAGTGCGAGCAACACCATTGAAGGCGCGCTGACAGGCATCACGCTCGTCCTGACGGGCGAGGCCGTGGGCACGACGCAAACGCTCTCCGTTACGCGCGACACGGCGGTTTCGACGAAAGCCATCACCGATTTCGTCGCGGCCTACAACGGCTACATCGCGACGGAGAAAAGCCTGACGTGGGACGCGTCCCAGCCCGTGGCCTCGCGCGCGGGCCCGCTGCTGGGCGACGCGATGACCCATGCCATCACCAACCGGCTCGGCAGTCTGATGAGCGGCGGCGTCGCCGTTGGCGGGCGAACGTACAGTCTGTCGTCCGTCGGCATCGATCTGCAACACGACGGCACGCTTTCCGTGAACACGGCGAAGCTGCAAAAGGCGCTGACTGAAGACAGTGCGGCGATCCCGGCGTTGTTCAATCCGACCAACGGAGTGGCGGTGAAGCTGAACACGTTCATTGGCACGTACACGAGGCCGAGCGGCACGCTCGAACAACGCACGCGCGCATTGAACGCCGACCTCGGCAAGGTGACGAACGATATGACGCAGCTCAAGCGCTACCAGGACACGCTGACGGCGCAATACAACGCGCAGTTTCGGGCGCTCAACGTGCTCATGACCACCATGCAGAACAACACGCGTTACCTGAATCAACTGTTCGGCGGCGCCGGCGCGGCCGGTACGCTGAATCGCCGGTAG
- a CDS encoding flagellar hook protein FlgE gives MGYQQGLSGLAGASKDLDVIGHNIANAHTTGFKQGQAQFADIYANSVATAVHNQIGLGSRLAGVEQNFSQGTITTDNVALHVAINGNGFFQMSNQGALTYTRNGVFQLDRNGFITNADGLKLMGYAANANGIVETANTVPLKVPTTNIAPTATTTITASLNLNARDALKLGTPTVTATGALKSKGAVITDATQGSNADTWTLTFTSPTTYDLTSSSGVSQTGLTYAANAPIKLATGATLTLTGAAVAGDKVTVTPNPIAFNATDSSTYNFSTSVPVYDSLGGEQSVAMYFVKKAPGTWDVYAGVPGNVPGTPIGSTKFDTSGNLAGTVDATGKPTATALAFNFAVANGNGSATPQPLLLKLGGTTQFGGRDGINALAQDGFSAGQLTHFTIGNDGMLTGKYTNGQTMALGQIALANFANQNGLVNLGNNAFQETAASGVAQISAPGSTNHGTLQGGATENSNVDLTNELVNLITAQRNYQANAQTIKTQRMVDQTLMNL, from the coding sequence ATGGGTTATCAGCAAGGACTGAGCGGATTGGCAGGCGCGTCGAAAGACCTCGACGTGATCGGCCACAACATCGCGAATGCGCACACCACCGGCTTCAAGCAAGGGCAGGCGCAATTCGCAGACATCTATGCAAACTCGGTCGCCACGGCGGTGCACAACCAGATCGGCCTAGGCTCGCGGCTCGCCGGCGTCGAGCAGAACTTCTCGCAAGGCACCATCACGACGGACAACGTCGCGCTGCACGTCGCCATCAACGGCAATGGCTTTTTCCAGATGTCGAACCAGGGCGCGCTCACGTACACGCGTAACGGCGTGTTCCAGCTGGACCGCAACGGCTTCATCACGAACGCAGACGGCCTGAAGCTGATGGGCTACGCCGCGAATGCGAACGGTATTGTCGAAACGGCGAATACGGTTCCATTGAAAGTGCCGACCACGAACATCGCGCCGACCGCCACGACGACGATCACAGCGAGCCTCAACCTGAACGCGCGCGACGCGCTCAAGCTCGGCACGCCCACCGTCACCGCAACGGGTGCGCTGAAGAGCAAAGGCGCGGTCATCACGGACGCCACCCAGGGCAGCAACGCGGACACGTGGACGCTGACCTTCACGAGCCCCACGACTTACGACCTGACGTCGAGTTCCGGCGTGTCGCAAACGGGCCTGACGTATGCGGCCAATGCGCCGATCAAACTCGCGACGGGCGCCACGCTCACGCTCACCGGCGCAGCCGTGGCAGGCGACAAAGTGACCGTCACGCCGAACCCGATCGCGTTCAACGCAACGGACAGTTCCACCTACAACTTTTCGACGTCGGTGCCCGTGTACGACTCGCTCGGCGGCGAGCAATCGGTCGCGATGTATTTCGTGAAGAAGGCGCCCGGCACATGGGACGTCTATGCGGGCGTGCCCGGCAACGTGCCGGGTACACCCATCGGCAGCACGAAATTCGACACCTCGGGCAACCTCGCCGGCACGGTGGATGCGACGGGCAAACCGACCGCCACGGCGCTCGCGTTCAATTTCGCTGTCGCCAACGGCAACGGTTCCGCCACGCCGCAACCCTTGCTGCTCAAGCTGGGCGGCACGACGCAGTTCGGTGGCCGGGACGGCATCAACGCGCTCGCGCAAGACGGCTTCTCCGCAGGCCAGCTCACGCACTTCACGATAGGCAACGACGGCATGCTGACAGGCAAATACACGAACGGCCAGACGATGGCGCTGGGTCAGATCGCGCTCGCCAACTTCGCGAACCAGAACGGTCTCGTGAATCTGGGCAACAACGCGTTTCAGGAAACGGCCGCGTCCGGCGTCGCGCAGATATCGGCGCCCGGCTCGACGAACCACGGCACGCTGCAAGGCGGAGCAACCGAAAATTCGAACGTCGATCTGACCAACGAACTGGTGAACCTGATTACCGCGCAGCGCAATTACCAGGCCAACGCGCAAACCATCAAGACGCAGCGCATGGTCGATCAGACGCTCATGAACCTGTAA